The genomic interval GCATCGCGGACTCCGTTGCGGTTCACATCGTGGAAAACCACGCCTGTAGCGAACTTCTGTGCTTGCGCCGACAGCGCCAGCAGAAGCCACAAGACTGCGACAACGTAGCCCAATCTCCGTCTCATTGTTCTACCTCTTCCCGTTATCCAAATCGTCCGCGGATGTAGTCTTCAGTCTCACGCCGTTCTGGGTTCGTGAATATCTTGGCTGTTTCGCCAAATTCGTACAGCTCTCCTTTATAGAAGAACCCTGTGTACTGACTGACACGTGCTGCCTGTTGCATGTTGTGGGTGACGATGACAATGGTATACCGGCTTTTCAACTCCTGCATCAGCTCCTCGATGCGGAAGGTTGCGGTAGGGTCCAGCGCGGAGGCAGGCTCATCCATCAGTAGCACTTCCGGTTGCACTGCCAGCACCCGCGCGATGCACAACCTTTGCTGTTGTCCGCCGGACAATGCCAGCGCGGATTGCCGGAGCTTGTCTTTGACCTCATCCCACAGCGCTGCCTGTCTGAGGCTTCGCTCGACTATCTCGTTCAGCGCACTGCGGCGACGTATCCCGTGTATGCGTGGACCGTACGCCACGTTATCATAGATGGACATGGGGAAGGGGTTCGGTCGCTGGAACACCATACCCACCCGTCGCCGCAGAGCGACCACATCCGTGCGCGGGTCGTTGACATCCTGCCCATCCAGCAATACCGAGCCTTCCACACGCGCGTTCTCAATCAGGTCATTCATGCGGTTGAGGCACCGCAAGAAGGTCGATTTTCCGCAACCCGATGGTCCGATAAGTGCCGTGATGTGATTGGGCAGAATGTCCAGATTGACATCCTTTATCGCATGGAAGTTGCCGTAGTAAACGTTCAGGTTGCG from Bacillota bacterium carries:
- the pstB gene encoding phosphate ABC transporter ATP-binding protein PstB gives rise to the protein MATVVFPRREEVTAPPQPKISTRNLNVYYGNFHAIKDVNLDILPNHITALIGPSGCGKSTFLRCLNRMNDLIENARVEGSVLLDGQDVNDPRTDVVALRRRVGMVFQRPNPFPMSIYDNVAYGPRIHGIRRRSALNEIVERSLRQAALWDEVKDKLRQSALALSGGQQQRLCIARVLAVQPEVLLMDEPASALDPTATFRIEELMQELKSRYTIVIVTHNMQQAARVSQYTGFFYKGELYEFGETAKIFTNPERRETEDYIRGRFG